From a region of the Atribacterota bacterium genome:
- a CDS encoding response regulator transcription factor, whose amino-acid sequence MGKKPKKKLKIAIVDDHLLFAEGLKALVEEKEKLGHCVIYQNGEEALQGIPFEKPDLVLVDLHLPGLSGLEVVKILRENMPLLRILILTMDVSGHSLLEALSLGASGYILKSAPFTRIINDIQTALQGDIVIGTEMAQHLTQGFQLLHSEPNTLRAFHELTRREKEVLQLIVQGKDNRTIAQELFLSEKTVKNYVTNILNKLNLEDRVKLVVFSLREGLSPNEENRQSK is encoded by the coding sequence ATGGGTAAAAAGCCCAAGAAAAAGCTAAAAATTGCCATCGTTGATGACCATCTCCTCTTTGCCGAGGGCTTGAAAGCCCTCGTCGAGGAAAAAGAAAAGCTGGGTCACTGTGTAATTTACCAGAACGGGGAAGAAGCACTGCAAGGTATCCCATTTGAAAAACCGGACCTGGTCCTTGTGGATCTCCATCTTCCAGGGCTAAGTGGCCTTGAGGTTGTGAAAATCCTGCGCGAAAACATGCCGCTTTTACGGATTCTCATTCTGACCATGGATGTTTCAGGACATAGCCTTCTTGAAGCGCTCTCTCTTGGTGCTTCTGGATACATCCTGAAAAGCGCTCCTTTTACCAGAATTATCAACGACATCCAGACAGCCCTCCAAGGAGACATCGTCATTGGGACAGAAATGGCTCAGCACCTGACACAGGGATTCCAGCTTCTCCATTCCGAGCCAAATACGTTAAGGGCTTTCCATGAACTGACCCGAAGAGAAAAGGAGGTGTTGCAACTCATTGTTCAGGGAAAGGACAATCGGACTATCGCTCAAGAACTCTTCCTGAGCGAAAAAACGGTGAAAAACTACGTAACCAATATTCTCAACAAGCTCAACCTCGAGGATCGAGTGAAGTTAGTGGTCTTTTCCCTTCGTGAGGGCCTATCACCAAACGAAGAGAACCGACAATCAAAATAG
- a CDS encoding ATP-binding protein, with the protein MQKSIDEKRPLQGKIVEVLEHRLLLEEKKPRYTLKVSLPNSILSPETQEIVLQVITEALNNILKHAQAKQIWIKIGTWRDKMYLLIRDDGKGFAMQHLPPAHGLNFLKQQVVLKQGSLQVSSSPGQGTMIKVVLPIYG; encoded by the coding sequence ATGCAAAAAAGTATCGATGAAAAGCGCCCTTTGCAGGGAAAAATCGTTGAGGTTCTTGAACACCGCCTCCTACTGGAAGAAAAGAAACCACGCTATACGCTAAAGGTCAGTCTCCCCAATTCCATACTGTCCCCCGAAACCCAGGAAATCGTTCTCCAGGTTATCACCGAGGCCTTGAATAATATTCTAAAACATGCTCAAGCAAAGCAAATCTGGATAAAAATAGGAACCTGGAGGGACAAAATGTATCTTCTCATTCGTGATGATGGTAAAGGCTTTGCAATGCAACACCTGCCTCCTGCACACGGTCTCAATTTTCTGAAACAGCAGGTGGTCCTTAAACAGGGGTCCCTACAGGTTTCCTCGTCACCGGGTCAAGGAACAATGATAAAGGTGGTGCTTCCTATCTATGGGTAA
- a CDS encoding GAF domain-containing protein, translating to MHVQDQEIFRDFLGKIIKRFQCSSGSIALYDGESENFKVVASKGLRLERLGEGIDTRKGVTSLIYQRKRIIFIDKQHPLPSHFNYRRERELCSICFPLIDSRKHVIGIVSINKRRGTFPNNQVIFLKLLIEEISALAGQIHCREEEEKITLTLQDGFTKLLQDSVLAPIEVMLQNITETSRDYAGARFAVLHAPLFTASPAFSPQKVIFSLPWWDKARNSSPHTSKGHGKTPLPSICKWNSGCTLFSRNISQPCRTTSLWKFTP from the coding sequence ATGCACGTTCAGGACCAAGAGATTTTCAGGGATTTTTTAGGAAAGATTATAAAACGCTTCCAGTGCTCTTCGGGAAGCATTGCCCTTTACGACGGTGAAAGCGAAAATTTTAAAGTTGTGGCATCCAAGGGCTTGAGATTAGAGAGGTTGGGGGAAGGAATTGACACCCGCAAAGGAGTCACCAGCTTGATTTATCAAAGGAAAAGGATAATCTTTATTGACAAACAGCATCCATTGCCTTCTCACTTCAACTACCGGCGAGAGCGAGAATTGTGTTCAATATGCTTTCCGCTCATCGATTCAAGAAAACACGTGATCGGCATTGTTTCTATCAACAAAAGAAGGGGAACCTTTCCCAACAATCAAGTTATTTTTCTCAAATTGCTGATTGAGGAAATCTCTGCTCTAGCTGGACAAATCCATTGCAGAGAGGAAGAAGAAAAAATCACGTTGACTCTACAGGATGGCTTTACCAAACTCTTACAGGATTCCGTTCTTGCTCCCATCGAAGTAATGCTGCAGAACATCACAGAAACATCTCGTGATTACGCCGGTGCCCGCTTCGCAGTGCTTCATGCACCACTTTTTACCGCTTCTCCGGCATTCTCTCCTCAAAAAGTCATCTTCTCTCTACCATGGTGGGACAAAGCCAGAAATTCCTCTCCCCATACATCAAAAGGGCATGGAAAGACACCACTCCCCAGTATTTGCAAATGGAATTCAGGATGTACCCTTTTCTCCAGGAACATTTCTCAACCATGCAGAACCACATCGCTGTGGAAATTTACCCCATGA
- a CDS encoding response regulator transcription factor, which yields MKKRKVRVFLIDGSRLFVEAFIFLCKRDKKMSVVGFSLTGEGILPELRRKKPNMVIIDVAVVGIDGLALVRSISSEFKSTKVMVLSLYDTPELVEQALQSGACAFLVKGISGQKILETICQIMS from the coding sequence ATGAAGAAGAGAAAGGTGCGGGTATTTCTCATTGATGGGAGTCGTCTCTTTGTTGAGGCTTTTATCTTTTTGTGTAAACGGGATAAAAAGATGTCCGTCGTTGGATTTTCTTTGACTGGTGAAGGAATCTTGCCAGAATTGCGGAGAAAAAAGCCCAACATGGTGATTATCGACGTAGCAGTTGTGGGTATTGATGGATTAGCTCTTGTTCGCTCAATTTCTTCAGAATTCAAGAGCACCAAAGTGATGGTTCTCTCGCTATACGATACGCCGGAATTGGTGGAACAGGCTCTCCAGAGTGGAGCGTGTGCATTTCTTGTGAAAGGAATTTCTGGCCAGAAGATTCTGGAAACCATTTGCCAGATCATGAGTTAA